Genomic segment of Pseudomonadota bacterium:
ACGTCGGTCGGCTTGTCAACGCCGCGCCAGGTCTGGTTGAGCGTTCGGATCTCGTCATCGTCGGTCAGCAGAACGCTCACCTCGCAAGCGGCGACCCCTTCGTCGGAGAGCGTTGCGCGAGCGACGCCCTGCAGAAGGCCACGGGTCACATCAGTCGTGGGCACCCGACGGCGCACCACGACCCGTGCCCGTTGACTGCGTGCTGCATCAGGTTGGGGACGCAATCGACTCCTTTGGCTTCCTCTCGCCCGTGAGAGCAGCGATGTCGCGTGGATACTCGATTCGCGAGTGATAGATGCTGACAAGCGTCTTCACAAAGGCCTGGGCGATCTGATCGATGTCGCGAAGCGACAGCGTGCTCTCGTTGAGCTGGCCATCATCAACGATGACCTTGATGCTCTCACGCACCATCTTGTCGAGGCTTTCCTGCGTGGGATCGGCCACCAGACGGGCCTTGGCCTCGATGGTGTCGGCCATCATCACGATGGCCGTCTCACGTGTGCGCGGTCGCCGGCCGTGATAGCGGAAATCGCTCTCCTTGGCCTCTTCCCCACGTTGCAGCGCCTTGTGATAGAAGTACGAGACGAGGCGATCGCCGTGATGCATGTCGATGAAGTCGGCCACGACCTGCGGCAGACGTGCCGCGCGCGCCATGTCGACCCCGTCCTTGACGTGGGAGATGATGATGTGGGCCGAGAGAGACGGGTTGAGACGATCGTGGGGGTTCTCCTTGCCCAGCTGGTTCTCGACGAAGAAATGGGCGGCCTTCATCTTGCCGATGTCGTGATAGAAAGCCCCCACCTTGGCCAGCAGCGGATCTGCCCCCACCGCTCGCGCGGCCGACTCTGCGAGGTTCGCCACGATCATGCTGTGGTGATAGGTGCCCGGTGCCTCTGTCATGAGGCGTTGCAGCAGCGGCTCCGACGTGTGGTTCGACAGCTCGAGCAGCTTGATGTTCGTGGTGACGCCAAAGATGTTCTCGAGGAAGGGCAGGGCTCCGATGGCGAGGACGCTGGCCGTGAGACCGTTTCCGGTTGCGTAGACCAGGGTGTTGGTGGTGAGCACGCGCAGGTCCTCGTTGTGCCAGAGACCTACAACGAGAACAGACAGGACGTTGACGAGACACACCACGAGCGTCGCGATCATCAGGTCTCCGCGACGCGACACGTTGGTCACCGACAGCACCGCCACCATGCCGGTGATGGTGGCCACGACGCACGGCGAGAGGTCAGAGGTGGCCGAGCCGACAGTCATGATGCCGATGCAGATGCCGAGCAGCGCCGTGACGATGAGGGCGAGGCGATACTCGAGCAGGATGCCCATCAGCATCGAGGCCGTGGCGATGGGGGCCAGGTAGGGAGAGATTCCCACACCCGCGCGTGACAGGCCCAGCACACCCACCGAGAGGAGGGCCAGCAGCCAGAGCAGCCGAGGTTCGAGGAGCACTGTCGCCTCCTGCTGCGACAGGTACGCGCCGATGACGAAGATCATCAGGCAGCAGAAGAGGGCATTGGCCAGCACGCTGTAGATGTTGAACGACTGCCTGTGGAGACCGAAGGCGTCGAGCACGTCCATCTGCTCCTGGGTGACGACGTCCCCCTTTCGTACCACCATCTGACCGCTTTTGATGAGAACCTTGGTGGGCTCGACGTGCGCCATGCGCTCCTGCTGAAGCTTGACGGTCGCCTGGTAGTCGGGAATCTGGTTGGCGCGCAGGGCGTGCTGGCCCAGCTCGGTGACCGCGGTGCGGACGTCGGGGGCCAGCGGCTTCGACGCAATCATCGACGCCAGCTTGTTGCGCGACTCGTCGAGCTGGGCCTCTGACGTCTTCTGCTGCATCACCTCTTGAAGCGCCATGTGAAGGATGCGCGAGATCTCGGGATACTGCGCGCTCGGACAGCGCATGAGCACCTCGACGCTCTCCGGCGAGACAGGCACCGGGAGATCTTTCACCGCGGCTTCGCGGGTCTTGAGATCCATGGTGCGCATGATGGCCAGGCTCTGGAGCGTTCGCTTCACCGACTGCTCCACCGCGGGGAACGTGTTCTTGGCGACGAAGACGGTCGAAACCTCGCTGCTGGCGCGCTCTCGCGCCTCCTTGGTCGCCTTCTCGT
This window contains:
- a CDS encoding HDIG domain-containing protein, with product MGDLQMAEPRVKKPHHVFVVVFAFVAITLLLSLRLLPPEVVALSVGEVASRDVEAPRNLEIVDEKATKEARERASSEVSTVFVAKNTFPAVEQSVKRTLQSLAIMRTMDLKTREAAVKDLPVPVSPESVEVLMRCPSAQYPEISRILHMALQEVMQQKTSEAQLDESRNKLASMIASKPLAPDVRTAVTELGQHALRANQIPDYQATVKLQQERMAHVEPTKVLIKSGQMVVRKGDVVTQEQMDVLDAFGLHRQSFNIYSVLANALFCCLMIFVIGAYLSQQEATVLLEPRLLWLLALLSVGVLGLSRAGVGISPYLAPIATASMLMGILLEYRLALIVTALLGICIGIMTVGSATSDLSPCVVATITGMVAVLSVTNVSRRGDLMIATLVVCLVNVLSVLVVGLWHNEDLRVLTTNTLVYATGNGLTASVLAIGALPFLENIFGVTTNIKLLELSNHTSEPLLQRLMTEAPGTYHHSMIVANLAESAARAVGADPLLAKVGAFYHDIGKMKAAHFFVENQLGKENPHDRLNPSLSAHIIISHVKDGVDMARAARLPQVVADFIDMHHGDRLVSYFYHKALQRGEEAKESDFRYHGRRPRTRETAIVMMADTIEAKARLVADPTQESLDKMVRESIKVIVDDGQLNESTLSLRDIDQIAQAFVKTLVSIYHSRIEYPRDIAALTGERKPKESIASPT